The Acidobacteriota bacterium genome includes a region encoding these proteins:
- a CDS encoding LLM class flavin-dependent oxidoreductase, which translates to MNEPSSTRAIEIYSTCPGTTNPALPTRPGFYPEDDRSYAEKVIEVARWSEECGFTGSLIYIDHSLVDNWSVAQLVLENTTRLVPLIAQQPIYMHPYWCAKKVSTLALLYGRRVALNMVAGAFRNDLLSLGDTTPHDERYARLTEYTRIVLELLRNRDRAVDFEGRYYRIRRLRLHPPLDPDLMPRLLLSGSSEAGMAAARALGAVAVRYPEPVEFYEQNPLERGVRFGLRVGIIAREYEEDAWRIAQARFPSDRKGQLTHQLASKTSDSVWHERLARLEADEPGSYPYWLVPFKNYKTFCPYLVGSYRQVAEILARYIGVGFETIITDIPASKEELLHEKIVFELALARAGARPA; encoded by the coding sequence ATGAACGAACCTTCATCGACCAGAGCGATCGAGATCTACTCGACCTGTCCCGGGACGACGAATCCCGCCTTGCCCACGCGTCCCGGGTTCTACCCGGAAGACGACCGGAGCTATGCCGAAAAGGTCATCGAAGTGGCCCGCTGGAGCGAGGAATGCGGGTTCACCGGGAGCCTGATCTACATCGATCACTCGCTCGTCGACAACTGGTCGGTGGCGCAGCTCGTGTTGGAGAACACGACCCGGCTGGTGCCGCTGATCGCCCAGCAGCCGATCTACATGCACCCCTACTGGTGCGCCAAGAAAGTATCCACGCTGGCACTCCTGTACGGGCGGCGCGTCGCGCTGAACATGGTCGCCGGTGCCTTCCGGAACGATCTCCTTTCTCTCGGTGACACAACGCCGCACGACGAGCGCTACGCTCGGCTCACCGAGTACACCCGTATCGTGCTCGAACTCCTCCGGAACCGCGACAGGGCCGTCGACTTCGAGGGTCGTTACTACCGGATCCGCCGTCTTCGGCTCCATCCTCCGCTCGATCCGGATCTGATGCCCCGCCTGTTGCTGTCCGGTTCCTCCGAGGCGGGCATGGCGGCGGCGCGCGCCCTGGGGGCCGTGGCTGTCCGTTACCCGGAGCCCGTCGAGTTCTACGAGCAGAATCCGCTCGAGCGCGGAGTCCGGTTCGGCCTCCGAGTGGGGATCATCGCCCGGGAGTACGAGGAAGACGCGTGGCGGATCGCCCAGGCGCGGTTCCCGAGCGACCGGAAGGGACAACTCACGCACCAGCTCGCCTCGAAGACGTCCGACTCCGTCTGGCACGAGCGCCTCGCGCGGCTGGAGGCGGACGAGCCGGGCAGCTATCCGTACTGGCTCGTTCCCTTCAAGAACTATAAGACCTTCTGCCCCTACCTGGTCGGAAGCTACCGGCAGGTGGCCGAGATTCTCGCCCGCTACATCGGCGTCGGCTTCGAGACGATCATCACCGACATCCCGGCGAGCAAGGAGGAACTCCTGCACGAGAAGATCGTCTTCGAGCTGGCGCTGGCGCGCGCCGGAGCCCGGCCCGCCTGA
- a CDS encoding aldo/keto reductase, which translates to MRPMRRIPERSSPPEHPARRAVLRRLAALLAWAGLPSRLRAAPPASGSLPRRALGRTGVELPVLGLGGFHVGKAPTEKDARRLVETAFSEGIRFFDNAESYQKGRAERWMGAALEGIRDQVFLMTKTFDLAKRDAEGAKRHLEGSLERLRTDHLDLWQLHSVRSVADVERAFRKGGAMEYILEQKRLGVVRFVGVTGHKDPEANLRALAFWDEGWRFDVMQMPLNPIDYHQKSFQRRVLPELVRRGIGVLAMKTNAGGALASRGVCTVEESLRYVLALPVSVVISGMETPEQVRRNAAIVRESAPMSESERRALLERIAPRAGLELEWYKS; encoded by the coding sequence GTGCGGCCGATGAGACGCATCCCCGAACGTTCCTCACCCCCCGAACACCCCGCGCGGCGGGCCGTCCTGCGCCGCCTGGCGGCTCTGCTGGCGTGGGCGGGTCTGCCGTCCCGGCTGCGAGCCGCCCCGCCGGCCTCCGGGTCGTTACCGCGGCGAGCCCTCGGCAGGACCGGCGTCGAACTTCCCGTTCTCGGGCTGGGGGGCTTCCACGTGGGCAAGGCGCCCACCGAAAAGGACGCACGCCGGCTCGTCGAAACGGCCTTTTCGGAGGGGATCCGCTTCTTCGACAACGCCGAGAGCTATCAAAAGGGTCGTGCCGAGCGCTGGATGGGGGCGGCGCTGGAGGGAATCAGGGACCAGGTCTTCCTCATGACGAAGACCTTCGACCTGGCCAAGCGCGACGCGGAGGGCGCGAAGCGCCATCTCGAGGGTAGCCTGGAGCGGCTCCGGACGGACCACCTCGATCTGTGGCAGCTCCACAGCGTGCGGAGCGTGGCCGACGTGGAAAGGGCCTTCCGGAAGGGCGGCGCGATGGAGTACATCCTGGAACAGAAGCGGCTCGGGGTGGTGCGTTTCGTCGGGGTGACCGGTCACAAGGATCCCGAGGCGAACCTTCGGGCGCTCGCCTTCTGGGACGAGGGGTGGCGGTTCGACGTCATGCAGATGCCCCTCAATCCGATCGACTACCACCAGAAGAGCTTCCAGCGGCGCGTCCTGCCCGAACTGGTCCGGCGCGGAATCGGCGTGCTCGCGATGAAGACGAACGCGGGCGGGGCTCTCGCGTCGCGCGGCGTCTGCACCGTGGAAGAATCGTTGCGATACGTTCTGGCGCTCCCCGTCAGCGTGGTCATCTCGGGCATGGAGACGCCGGAACAGGTGAGGCGGAACGCGGCGATCGTCCGCGAGTCCGCGCCGATGAGCGAGAGCGAGCGGAGGGCCTTGCTGGAGAGGATCGCGCCCCGGGCCGGTCTCGAGCTCGAATGGTACAAGTCGTGA